Proteins encoded in a region of the Methylosinus trichosporium OB3b genome:
- the gspM gene encoding type II secretion system protein GspM has protein sequence MSLNAAAIFDPQTKRRALFLGANLAFLLVVYLVAVEPLLGLLGEGSQALAERRATLAGYESIAAQEQAVKDYARQVEESNSRGELLTGESEGVVNANLQARLKALAGEAGATVVSLQALPAKVVSGQSLVGARLDVTGPLEALSQLARSLESDPPLLLVLAASVRKQSGAWSDPAEGAAAGAGDNTLEGQFDVFGGASKDHS, from the coding sequence ATGTCCCTGAACGCCGCCGCGATCTTCGATCCGCAGACGAAGCGACGGGCGCTGTTCCTCGGCGCCAATCTGGCCTTTCTCCTCGTTGTTTATCTGGTGGCGGTGGAGCCGCTGCTCGGTCTGCTGGGCGAGGGCTCGCAGGCGCTCGCCGAGCGTCGCGCCACTCTCGCCGGCTATGAATCCATCGCCGCCCAGGAGCAGGCGGTGAAGGATTATGCGCGGCAGGTGGAGGAGAGCAATTCGCGCGGCGAGCTCTTGACCGGAGAGAGCGAGGGCGTCGTCAACGCCAATCTGCAGGCGCGCCTCAAAGCGCTCGCCGGAGAGGCCGGCGCGACCGTCGTCTCGCTCCAGGCCCTGCCGGCCAAGGTGGTGAGCGGCCAATCGCTGGTCGGCGCGCGGCTCGACGTGACCGGGCCGCTCGAGGCCTTGAGCCAGCTCGCGCGCTCGCTCGAGAGCGATCCTCCGCTGCTGCTGGTGCTCGCCGCCTCGGTGCGCAAGCAGTCGGGCGCGTGGAGCGATCCGGCCGAAGGCGCCGCCGCGGGCGCCGGCGACAACACGCTGGAAGGTCAGTTCGACGTTTTCGGCGGCGCCTCGAAGGACCATTCATGA
- a CDS encoding type II secretion system F family protein: MSMFSYRAYSAEGDLVEGEIEARSREEAEEQLWGRGVTPFTVQEKRAATNFSLGGLFSKSGPSAAEIASFTREFATLEEADLPLDNSLRILAQQSASPAVRALAEEILRRVVDGASLSDALNARAELFGADYLNIIRAGETMGNVAQSLIDIADMLERRLEMRAKIQSGLVYPALLIVLAIGSTGVVIGTLVPSIAPIFADNGKPMPKGLQFIIDLQGAWPLILGGVVALGAGLYGLKRYAAANPPLQIKLDRALLDLPYAGDIIAKFQAARFARTLGAMSRAGVPLLQGLESARAVVSNAHFRAELAGAIESVRSGGALSSALEQIDAFPLAAAQMTRIGEEVAKLDELLLRLATMFERQTQRGIERAVGLITPILTILIAAVVGGLVMTVMDAVLGINELAGQ, translated from the coding sequence ATGTCGATGTTCAGCTATCGCGCCTATTCGGCCGAGGGCGATCTCGTCGAGGGCGAGATCGAGGCGCGCTCGCGCGAAGAGGCCGAGGAGCAGCTGTGGGGCCGCGGCGTCACGCCCTTCACCGTGCAGGAGAAGCGCGCCGCGACCAATTTCTCGCTCGGCGGCCTCTTCTCCAAATCCGGTCCGTCGGCGGCCGAGATCGCCTCCTTCACGCGCGAGTTCGCGACGCTCGAGGAAGCCGATCTGCCGCTCGACAACAGCCTGCGCATATTGGCGCAGCAGAGCGCCTCGCCCGCGGTCCGCGCGCTGGCGGAGGAGATCCTGCGCCGCGTCGTCGACGGCGCCTCGCTCTCCGACGCGCTGAACGCCCGCGCCGAGCTGTTCGGCGCCGATTATCTCAACATCATTCGCGCCGGCGAGACGATGGGCAATGTGGCGCAGTCGCTCATCGACATCGCCGACATGCTGGAGCGGCGCCTCGAGATGCGCGCGAAAATTCAGAGCGGTCTCGTCTATCCGGCGCTGCTGATCGTGCTCGCCATCGGCTCCACCGGCGTCGTCATCGGCACTCTGGTGCCGAGCATCGCGCCGATCTTCGCCGACAATGGCAAGCCCATGCCCAAGGGTTTGCAATTCATCATCGACCTGCAAGGCGCCTGGCCGCTGATCCTCGGCGGCGTCGTCGCGCTCGGCGCCGGCCTCTACGGCCTGAAGCGCTATGCGGCGGCCAATCCGCCGCTGCAGATCAAATTGGATCGCGCTCTGCTCGACCTCCCCTATGCCGGCGACATTATCGCGAAATTCCAAGCCGCGCGCTTCGCACGCACGCTCGGCGCCATGTCGCGCGCCGGCGTGCCGCTGCTGCAAGGCCTCGAGAGCGCGCGCGCGGTCGTCTCCAACGCGCATTTTCGCGCCGAGCTCGCCGGCGCCATCGAATCGGTGCGCAGCGGCGGCGCGCTCAGCTCGGCGCTGGAGCAGATCGACGCCTTTCCGCTCGCGGCGGCGCAGATGACGCGCATCGGCGAGGAGGTGGCCAAGCTCGACGAGCTGCTGCTGCGTCTCGCGACCATGTTCGAGCGCCAGACGCAGCGCGGCATCGAGCGCGCGGTCGGCCTCATTACGCCGATCCTCACCATTCTCATCGCCGCCGTCGTCGGCGGGCTGGTGATGACGGTGATGGACGCCGTGCTCGGGATCAACGAGCTGGCCGGCCAATGA
- a CDS encoding general secretion pathway protein GspK, whose translation MARARRSARRGFALLVVIWGVGVVTMLIVSFMTTARSRLQAAFNGAGATQTQLLADAASNLAIMTLLSEQSSPATTTIERPPHDGAPAFCSLAGAGVAVAVEDEEGKVDLNTASEQMLKAMMIGFGVESRDADKITHAIIDFREQPSNDIEAGSGAPSYADRPFGPKRAPFQTALELDQVDGFEPALTRRLLPFVTVHSRSPTIDTKVAPPALFAALAKYRADVVRDLAAHPDPSAIDRRDPRFPTEFAQEGAHAGAYLVHVEVLQASGHASAEDIFVRIGAAGAEPFTILERRRGESRERAKLRAMVGRGLPPC comes from the coding sequence GTGGCGCGCGCGCGCCGTTCCGCGCGACGAGGCTTCGCGCTTCTCGTCGTCATCTGGGGCGTCGGCGTCGTCACGATGCTGATCGTCTCCTTCATGACGACGGCGCGCTCGCGCCTGCAGGCGGCGTTCAACGGCGCCGGCGCGACGCAGACGCAGCTCCTCGCCGACGCGGCGAGCAATCTCGCGATCATGACGCTGTTGTCGGAACAGTCGTCGCCGGCGACGACGACGATCGAGCGTCCCCCGCATGACGGCGCGCCCGCCTTCTGCTCCCTCGCCGGCGCCGGCGTCGCGGTCGCGGTGGAGGACGAGGAAGGCAAGGTCGATCTCAACACCGCCTCGGAGCAGATGCTGAAAGCGATGATGATCGGCTTCGGCGTCGAATCCCGCGACGCCGACAAGATCACGCACGCCATCATCGATTTTCGCGAGCAGCCGTCCAACGACATCGAGGCCGGCTCCGGCGCGCCGTCCTATGCCGATCGGCCGTTCGGCCCGAAGCGCGCGCCATTTCAGACCGCGCTGGAGCTCGATCAAGTCGACGGCTTCGAGCCGGCGCTGACTCGCCGCCTGCTTCCCTTCGTCACCGTGCACTCGCGCAGCCCGACCATCGACACCAAGGTCGCGCCGCCCGCGCTCTTCGCCGCTCTCGCGAAATATCGCGCCGATGTCGTGCGCGACCTCGCCGCCCATCCCGACCCGAGCGCGATCGACCGCCGCGACCCGCGCTTTCCGACGGAATTCGCGCAGGAAGGCGCGCATGCCGGCGCTTATCTTGTCCATGTGGAGGTGTTGCAGGCGAGCGGTCACGCCAGCGCGGAGGACATTTTCGTCCGCATCGGCGCCGCCGGCGCCGAGCCTTTCACGATTCTCGAGCGGCGCCGCGGCGAATCGCGTGAGCGCGCAAAGCTGCGCGCGATGGTCGGCCGCGGCCTGCCGCCCTGCTGA
- a CDS encoding GspE/PulE family protein yields the protein MTHVDPSPRQEVEQKGADARSGAFLQQFGAYLVQEKAIDELALQRSQRAARQSGERFDRVLTKLGLVSENDLSAHLGKFLAIPVIAPADLPEEVALAEQIPQKFLRANGILPLAANESALTLAVTDPLDLGPVEALAYSTGLSIDLRIVTPALFEKAWASLYGQKAEGVALVDDDRAHDASDYDLQRLRDIANEAPVIRRVNQIVGDAIEAHASDIHIEPGLDAVLVRYRIDGVLRTSDTLPPGLKAAITSRIKIMARLDIAERRLPQDGRVKMAVRGVDIDFRVSTIPTAHGESIVLRILDRSQVSLDFDALGFEPETIATLRHLMHNPNGIVLVTGPTGSGKTTTLYTALRELSNPDVKVFTVEDPIEYQLAGVNQVQVQPAIGMDFPASLRAMLRQDPDIIMIGEIRDAATAKIAIQSSLTGHLVFSTLHTNSAVGSITRLIDMGVEPYLIASTVKGVLAQRLVRRLCPHCAKPMDARRQWRERLAGEAFAHGPDRLSAPVGCGHCRNSGYSGRSTIAELLILDEPLRRLVCESAPDGVMAAAAKEAGMMTMYQCGMAKAWRGETTVDEVLRVTRVD from the coding sequence ATGACACATGTCGATCCGTCGCCGCGGCAGGAGGTGGAGCAGAAAGGGGCCGATGCGCGCAGCGGCGCCTTTCTGCAGCAGTTCGGCGCCTATCTCGTGCAGGAGAAGGCGATCGACGAGCTCGCCCTGCAGCGCTCGCAACGCGCGGCGCGCCAGAGCGGCGAGCGCTTCGACCGCGTGCTCACCAAGCTCGGCCTCGTCTCCGAGAACGATCTTTCCGCCCATCTCGGCAAGTTCTTGGCGATTCCGGTGATCGCCCCCGCCGATCTGCCGGAGGAAGTGGCCCTCGCCGAGCAGATTCCGCAGAAGTTCCTGCGCGCAAACGGCATTCTGCCGCTCGCCGCCAATGAGAGCGCGCTCACTCTCGCCGTCACCGATCCGCTCGATCTCGGCCCGGTCGAGGCGCTCGCCTATTCGACCGGCCTCTCGATCGATCTGCGCATCGTCACCCCTGCCCTATTCGAGAAGGCCTGGGCCAGCCTCTATGGCCAGAAGGCCGAAGGCGTCGCGCTCGTCGACGACGACCGCGCGCACGACGCCAGCGATTACGACCTGCAGCGCCTGCGCGACATCGCCAATGAGGCGCCGGTCATTCGCCGCGTCAATCAGATCGTCGGCGACGCCATCGAGGCGCACGCCTCCGACATCCACATCGAGCCCGGGCTCGACGCCGTGCTGGTGCGCTATCGCATCGACGGCGTGCTGCGCACCTCGGACACTCTGCCGCCCGGCCTCAAGGCCGCCATCACCTCGCGCATAAAAATCATGGCGCGTCTCGACATCGCCGAGCGGCGCCTGCCGCAGGACGGACGCGTGAAGATGGCCGTGCGCGGCGTCGACATCGATTTTCGCGTGTCCACCATTCCGACGGCGCATGGCGAGAGCATCGTGCTGCGCATTCTCGACCGCAGCCAGGTGTCGCTCGATTTCGACGCGCTCGGCTTCGAGCCCGAGACGATCGCGACGCTGCGCCATCTAATGCATAATCCGAACGGCATCGTTTTGGTGACGGGCCCGACCGGCAGCGGCAAGACCACGACGCTCTACACGGCGCTGCGCGAGCTCTCCAATCCGGATGTGAAGGTCTTCACCGTCGAGGACCCGATCGAATATCAGCTCGCCGGCGTCAATCAGGTGCAGGTGCAGCCGGCAATCGGCATGGATTTTCCGGCGAGCCTGCGCGCCATGCTGCGCCAGGACCCGGACATCATCATGATCGGCGAGATTCGCGACGCCGCGACGGCGAAGATCGCCATTCAATCCTCGCTCACCGGCCATCTCGTCTTCTCGACCCTGCACACCAATAGCGCGGTCGGCTCGATCACCCGCCTCATCGACATGGGCGTCGAGCCTTATCTCATCGCCTCGACGGTGAAGGGCGTGCTGGCCCAGCGCCTCGTGCGGCGCCTCTGCCCGCATTGCGCCAAGCCGATGGATGCGCGCCGGCAATGGCGCGAGCGCCTCGCCGGCGAAGCTTTCGCGCATGGGCCCGATCGCCTCAGCGCGCCGGTCGGCTGCGGCCATTGCCGAAACTCCGGCTATTCCGGCCGCTCCACGATCGCCGAGCTGCTCATCCTCGACGAGCCGCTGCGCCGGCTCGTCTGCGAATCGGCGCCCGACGGCGTGATGGCGGCGGCGGCGAAGGAAGCGGGAATGATGACGATGTATCAATGCGGCATGGCCAAGGCCTGGCGCGGCGAGACCACGGTCGACGAAGTGCTGCGCGTCACACGAGTGGATTAG
- a CDS encoding PilN domain-containing protein: protein MTFARGACERGAPEGASAPNQSIRAARAKGSMSSSIWRKELFEGSTAEAAARLWAWWRGEFYALFSPATLMFLLDRGERRLALRVGETPIALHLLAAKGDEPEPPITPDEIAASSLDAVLAARGVKRTATKIIVELPREAFFVRRFDAPAAALVDLPRLLSMELERKTPFRPADVLHGHVIAPRAGASPTGAEKISVEQWILRRDLLARAIEGSGLQVEDVDLVQPRWPQDELTPPPSMPVRVAVAAGPDLEGRIALAAAVVAVTLFAAGIGIAVWRQQEESAALEEAITAASTRAAGARQIADRAATDSRLLATLREERAKNPTFAEVWEEVSRILPDGAYAAELRLTERREGGRSIELTGFADSAASLPALLDRSTLFSDAKLTAPITPDPVEKRESFSLQANIRSSK from the coding sequence ATGACATTCGCGCGCGGCGCTTGCGAGCGCGGCGCGCCGGAGGGCGCCTCGGCGCCGAACCAATCTATCCGCGCCGCGCGCGCAAAGGGCTCGATGTCGTCGTCGATTTGGCGCAAGGAACTGTTCGAGGGCTCCACCGCGGAAGCGGCGGCCCGCCTATGGGCGTGGTGGCGCGGCGAGTTCTACGCGCTGTTCTCGCCGGCGACCTTGATGTTTCTGCTCGATCGCGGCGAGCGCCGCCTCGCGCTTCGCGTCGGCGAGACGCCGATCGCTCTGCATCTCCTCGCCGCCAAGGGCGACGAGCCCGAGCCGCCGATCACGCCCGACGAGATCGCCGCTTCGTCGCTCGATGCGGTTCTCGCCGCGCGGGGGGTGAAGCGCACGGCGACCAAGATCATCGTGGAGCTGCCGCGCGAAGCCTTCTTCGTTCGTCGTTTCGACGCGCCGGCGGCTGCGCTCGTCGACCTGCCGCGCCTGCTGAGCATGGAGCTCGAGCGCAAGACGCCGTTCAGGCCCGCCGATGTGCTGCATGGCCATGTGATCGCGCCGCGCGCCGGCGCCTCGCCGACCGGCGCCGAAAAAATCTCGGTCGAGCAATGGATCCTGCGCCGCGATCTGCTGGCGCGCGCCATCGAGGGCTCGGGTCTTCAAGTCGAGGATGTCGATCTCGTGCAGCCGCGGTGGCCGCAGGACGAACTGACGCCGCCTCCCTCCATGCCGGTGCGCGTCGCCGTGGCGGCGGGGCCCGATCTCGAGGGGCGTATCGCGCTCGCGGCGGCGGTCGTCGCCGTGACGTTGTTCGCCGCCGGGATCGGAATCGCGGTCTGGCGCCAGCAGGAGGAGTCCGCGGCGCTCGAGGAGGCGATCACGGCGGCGTCGACGCGCGCGGCGGGCGCGCGGCAGATCGCCGACCGCGCTGCGACCGACAGCCGGCTGCTCGCCACTCTGCGCGAGGAGCGCGCGAAAAATCCGACCTTCGCCGAGGTGTGGGAGGAGGTCTCGCGCATTCTGCCGGACGGCGCCTATGCGGCCGAGCTGCGCCTCACCGAAAGGCGCGAAGGCGGCCGCTCGATCGAGCTCACCGGCTTTGCGGATTCGGCCGCGAGCCTGCCGGCGCTGCTCGATCGCTCGACGCTGTTCTCCGACGCCAAGCTCACTGCGCCGATCACGCCCGATCCGGTGGAGAAGCGCGAGAGCTTCTCGCTGCAAGCCAATATTCGCAGCTCGAAATGA
- the gspG gene encoding type II secretion system major pseudopilin GspG, producing MTRSTRPLSTSIAAPARLRRVARASDRRAGFTLVEMLVVLAIIGSIVGLVGPRVLNYLSESKVKTAQIQMENISSALDLFYLDTGRYPATEEGLGALARRPSGVSVWNGPYLKSNGVPKDPWGHDYLYRAPGQNGPFDLGSLGPEGRPGGAATVTRNRDSAAR from the coding sequence ATGACGCGCAGCACCCGGCCCTTGTCGACCTCCATCGCCGCGCCCGCGCGCCTTCGCCGCGTGGCGCGAGCCTCCGACCGGCGCGCCGGCTTCACGCTCGTCGAAATGCTGGTGGTGCTGGCGATCATCGGATCGATCGTCGGCCTCGTCGGACCGCGCGTCCTCAACTATCTCTCCGAATCCAAGGTGAAGACCGCGCAAATTCAAATGGAGAACATCTCCAGCGCGCTCGATCTCTTCTATCTCGACACCGGCCGCTATCCCGCGACCGAAGAAGGGCTCGGCGCGCTGGCGCGCCGCCCGTCGGGAGTCTCGGTGTGGAACGGCCCCTATCTGAAATCGAACGGCGTCCCCAAAGATCCGTGGGGGCACGACTATCTCTATCGCGCTCCCGGTCAGAACGGCCCCTTCGACCTCGGCTCGCTCGGCCCCGAGGGACGACCGGGCGGCGCCGCGACGGTGACGCGCAATCGCGACTCCGCAGCGCGCTGA
- a CDS encoding PulJ/GspJ family protein, translating into MKIARRRAGFSLLEVLLAVTLLAMITAAILGGLHLGKRAWETGRDYESVGEVEEAANAIAAILARAIPLPVAQNDQDQMVTIRGSGDHLRLVTVYEGGASWAGLMLTEIGLSGHDLSIWTNVFRAQSWRGSERGRPVKALAGVETFELSYFGAATADAPPRWTNSWIDQHTAPQLIAVKLVALRNRKRIDASFTVAIRQHPDS; encoded by the coding sequence ATGAAAATCGCGCGCCGGAGGGCCGGCTTCTCCTTGCTCGAGGTGCTGCTCGCGGTCACTCTGCTCGCGATGATCACCGCCGCGATTCTCGGCGGCCTGCATCTCGGCAAGCGCGCCTGGGAGACAGGCCGCGATTACGAGAGCGTCGGCGAGGTCGAGGAAGCGGCGAATGCGATCGCCGCCATTCTCGCGCGCGCCATTCCCCTCCCCGTGGCGCAGAACGATCAGGATCAGATGGTGACCATCCGCGGGAGCGGCGACCATCTGCGTCTCGTGACGGTCTATGAAGGCGGCGCGAGCTGGGCGGGGCTGATGCTGACGGAAATCGGGCTTTCCGGCCACGATCTCTCGATCTGGACCAATGTGTTTCGCGCGCAGAGCTGGCGCGGGTCGGAGCGCGGGCGGCCGGTCAAGGCGCTCGCCGGCGTCGAGACCTTCGAACTCTCCTATTTCGGCGCGGCTACGGCCGACGCGCCGCCGCGCTGGACCAATAGCTGGATCGACCAGCACACCGCGCCGCAGCTCATCGCCGTGAAGCTCGTCGCTCTACGCAATCGCAAGCGCATCGACGCATCCTTCACCGTCGCAATTCGCCAGCATCCGGATTCGTGA
- a CDS encoding prepilin-type N-terminal cleavage/methylation domain-containing protein — MSRRAPTGSSARAGFSLIEMLAALAILALVAGLATQLGRRPSPRLRVESAARSLCAALRQTRMRAIAANEEMALTVDLRRKTFFSPTVGEKPLPNDAQINLTVSAIERRSRDKADFAFYPSGGSSGGEMSIALPGVRAQIAVNWLTGATRCAVF; from the coding sequence ATGAGCCGCCGAGCGCCGACAGGCTCGAGCGCGCGCGCGGGATTTTCGCTGATCGAGATGCTCGCAGCGCTCGCCATACTCGCGCTCGTCGCCGGCCTCGCCACGCAGCTCGGCCGCCGCCCCTCCCCGCGCCTGCGCGTCGAGAGCGCGGCGCGCTCGCTCTGCGCGGCGCTGCGCCAGACGCGCATGCGCGCCATCGCCGCCAATGAGGAGATGGCGCTGACGGTCGATCTGCGCCGCAAAACCTTCTTCTCGCCCACCGTCGGGGAGAAGCCGCTGCCCAATGACGCGCAGATCAATCTCACCGTATCGGCGATCGAGCGTCGCAGCCGCGACAAGGCCGATTTCGCCTTTTATCCGAGCGGCGGCTCGTCGGGCGGCGAGATGTCGATCGCGCTCCCCGGCGTGCGCGCGCAGATCGCGGTGAACTGGCTGACCGGAGCGACGCGATGCGCCGTGTTCTGA
- the gspD gene encoding type II secretion system secretin GspD: protein MFIRRVLLTSVAVAVAGCNSAGDPPVSEWSRAPLRPDDVRRDAQNGHGSGHSGLRLGGRAGRAETILGSGRFVGSSRARKKADDAADEDGVTLNLVNLPISDAAKVVLGDIVGADYVVDPRLEGKVTVHTSKPVKKAAAIDLFQSSLRVAGALIVDTDGVYKIVPADQAATSGARLSVGAAPAARAEQIGSGVRVVQLHYVSAAEMKRVLEPISQRGGIVQADESRRMLTLGGTAQEVAALEEAISIFDVDAMRGMSFAMVPVRSADPDTLSEDLRKVFGSEKEGPMNGMIQFVGNKHLAAILVISSQRAYLSRARAWIERLDARAESTEKQFFSYRVQNRPAKELVRVLSAMFGRDNGASGNDASPRFGQSSASLGGALSQSGLGSSGSSGSSSALGSLGSSSNSSGSSGGLGSGSSSLGNSSGSASSSSSKFGSAGSSSSSDQNGSQSGSGQDSAVSDDGRYKFAVDDAKNAIVVLATPEDYKRVLKVVETLDVLPNQVFIEATIAEVTLNDDLSFGVRWFLQKNASMGAFSDGDTGTPAANDTLGNNLLGAAVGAAFPGFAYAVRAANTQVTLSALNQITNVNIISTPSLTVLDNRQAVLQVGDQVPVTTLTGANTNGGVTTFNSVNYRDTGVILSITPHINESGRVMLELEQEVSNVASGTSATSTTPTIKQRRVKTQVVVNDSESLMLGGLIQDSSSRGSSQIPVIGDIPLFGNAFKSKTNSAGKTELLIMITPHVVRTLAEARDITDEFKRKMLHISTKAIVRPHSWDNTARRMLLDDR from the coding sequence GTGTTTATCCGTCGAGTTCTGCTGACGAGTGTCGCCGTCGCCGTCGCTGGTTGCAATAGCGCCGGCGACCCGCCGGTTTCCGAATGGAGCCGCGCTCCCCTTCGTCCCGATGACGTTCGCCGCGATGCGCAGAACGGCCACGGCTCCGGCCATAGCGGTTTGCGGCTCGGCGGCCGCGCCGGGCGGGCGGAGACAATTCTGGGGAGCGGGCGTTTCGTCGGCTCTTCGCGCGCGCGAAAGAAAGCGGATGACGCCGCCGACGAAGATGGCGTCACGCTCAATCTCGTCAATCTGCCGATTTCCGACGCCGCCAAAGTGGTGCTGGGCGATATCGTCGGGGCCGATTACGTCGTCGATCCCCGGCTCGAGGGCAAGGTGACGGTCCACACCTCGAAGCCGGTGAAAAAAGCCGCCGCGATCGATCTGTTTCAATCGTCGTTGCGCGTCGCCGGCGCGTTGATCGTCGACACCGACGGCGTCTATAAGATCGTTCCGGCCGATCAGGCGGCGACCTCGGGCGCGCGGCTCTCCGTCGGCGCGGCGCCTGCGGCGCGCGCGGAGCAGATTGGCAGCGGCGTGCGCGTCGTGCAGCTGCACTATGTCTCGGCCGCCGAGATGAAACGCGTGCTGGAGCCGATCTCCCAGCGCGGCGGCATCGTGCAGGCCGACGAGAGCCGCCGCATGCTGACGCTGGGCGGAACTGCGCAGGAGGTCGCCGCGCTCGAGGAGGCGATCTCGATCTTCGATGTGGACGCCATGCGCGGCATGTCCTTCGCGATGGTTCCGGTGCGCAGCGCCGATCCCGACACACTGTCGGAAGATTTGCGCAAGGTCTTCGGCTCCGAGAAGGAAGGGCCGATGAACGGAATGATCCAGTTCGTCGGCAACAAGCATCTCGCCGCCATTCTGGTGATCTCGTCGCAGCGCGCCTATCTCTCCCGCGCGCGCGCCTGGATCGAGCGGCTCGACGCGCGCGCCGAGAGCACGGAGAAGCAATTCTTCAGCTATCGCGTGCAGAACCGACCGGCCAAGGAGCTCGTGCGCGTGCTCTCCGCGATGTTCGGGCGCGACAACGGCGCCTCGGGCAATGACGCCTCGCCTCGCTTCGGCCAATCATCGGCGTCCTTGGGCGGCGCCCTCTCGCAGAGTGGCCTCGGCTCGAGCGGCTCCAGCGGATCGTCGAGCGCGCTCGGCTCACTGGGTTCCAGCTCCAACTCTAGCGGCTCATCCGGCGGGCTCGGCTCGGGCTCGAGCAGCCTCGGGAACTCCAGCGGCTCGGCGAGCTCGAGCTCCTCGAAGTTCGGCTCGGCCGGCTCCTCCTCCTCCAGCGACCAGAATGGCTCGCAGTCGGGCTCCGGTCAGGACTCGGCGGTCAGCGACGACGGACGCTACAAATTTGCCGTCGACGACGCGAAGAACGCCATCGTCGTGCTGGCGACGCCGGAGGACTACAAGCGGGTGCTCAAGGTCGTGGAGACGCTCGACGTGCTGCCCAATCAGGTGTTCATCGAGGCGACCATCGCCGAAGTGACGCTGAACGACGATCTCTCTTTCGGTGTGCGCTGGTTCCTGCAGAAAAACGCTTCGATGGGCGCCTTCTCCGACGGCGACACCGGCACGCCCGCGGCCAATGACACGCTCGGCAACAATCTTCTCGGCGCCGCGGTGGGCGCGGCGTTCCCCGGCTTCGCCTACGCGGTGCGCGCCGCCAATACGCAAGTCACCTTGAGCGCGCTCAACCAGATCACCAATGTCAACATCATCTCGACGCCCTCGCTCACCGTGCTCGACAATCGTCAGGCGGTGCTGCAGGTCGGCGATCAGGTGCCGGTCACCACGCTCACGGGCGCCAACACCAATGGCGGCGTGACGACGTTCAATTCGGTCAATTATCGCGACACGGGCGTCATATTGTCGATCACGCCGCATATCAACGAGAGCGGCCGTGTGATGCTGGAGCTCGAACAGGAGGTCTCCAATGTCGCGTCGGGAACGAGCGCGACCTCGACGACGCCGACGATCAAGCAGCGGCGCGTCAAGACGCAGGTGGTCGTCAATGACAGCGAATCCCTGATGCTCGGCGGCTTGATCCAGGATTCGAGTTCCCGCGGCTCCAGTCAGATTCCGGTCATCGGCGACATTCCGCTATTCGGCAACGCTTTCAAGAGCAAGACCAACTCCGCCGGCAAGACCGAGCTGCTGATCATGATCACGCCGCATGTGGTGCGCACGCTGGCCGAGGCGCGCGACATCACCGACGAGTTCAAGCGCAAGATGCTGCACATCTCCACCAAGGCCATCGTGCGGCCGCACAGCTGGGACAACACCGCGCGGCGAATGCTGCTCGACGACCGCTAG
- a CDS encoding type IV pilus modification PilV family protein has translation MRRVLTACLAGIASLKARRGRRGGFTLIESLVAFVILTLAMGALMQGLGGGARNESRGDFLLRAARQGRSQLEALGAATPLAAGETSGRYGDGLVWRLVVSPVRSVAAADGNGRTTAFLARLTVRRPGGAPGQDQLTLTTIKLAVAKPRQ, from the coding sequence ATGCGCCGTGTTCTGACGGCCTGCCTCGCGGGAATTGCGAGCCTGAAGGCTCGCCGCGGGCGCCGCGGCGGCTTCACCCTCATCGAATCCCTGGTCGCCTTCGTGATCCTCACTCTCGCCATGGGCGCGCTGATGCAGGGTCTCGGCGGCGGCGCGCGCAACGAGTCGCGCGGCGATTTCCTGCTGCGCGCAGCGCGGCAGGGCCGCTCGCAGCTCGAGGCGCTCGGAGCCGCGACGCCGCTCGCGGCGGGCGAAACCTCCGGCCGCTATGGCGATGGGCTCGTCTGGCGCCTCGTCGTCTCGCCCGTCCGCTCGGTCGCCGCGGCCGATGGCAATGGCCGCACCACCGCTTTTCTCGCGCGCCTCACCGTGCGGCGTCCCGGCGGCGCGCCCGGACAGGACCAGCTGACCTTGACGACGATCAAACTCGCCGTCGCCAAGCCCCGCCAATGA